Proteins found in one Mangifera indica cultivar Alphonso chromosome 15, CATAS_Mindica_2.1, whole genome shotgun sequence genomic segment:
- the LOC123198215 gene encoding exocyst complex component SEC15A-like: MDAKPKRRNIAEKGDTAEDLVLATLIGNGEDLGPIVRHAFEAERPGALLQQLKSVVRKKESEIEELCKTHYEEFILAVDELRGVLVDAEELKSVLSSDNYRLQEVGTALLIQLEELLESYSIKRNVTGAIKMTKTCVRVLDLCMKCNNYITEGQFYPALKTVELIEKNYLQNIPLKALKMVIEKTIPIMKSHIEKKVTSQFNEWLVHIRSSAKDIGQTAIGRTASARQRDGEILGRQRKAEEQNLSGFGDFTFSLEVEEIDEDSILKFDLTPLYRAYHIHTCLDLQEQFREYYYRNRLLQLTSDLQISSVQPFVESYQTFLAQTAGHFIVEDRVLRTAGGLLLPDQVETMWDTAVSKMTSVLDEQFSYMDSTTHLLLVKDYVTLLGATLKRYGYKVGAVLEVLDKSCDKYHELLLEECCLQITNILSNDTYEQMVIKKDTDYENNVLLFHLQTSDIMPAFPYIAPFSSMVPDACRIVRSFIKGSVDYLSYGMHTNYYDVLRKYLDKFLIDVLNKLMLNTIYGDAIGLSQAMQIAANIAFLERACDFFVRHAAQLCGIPVQSVERPQATLTAKVVLKTSRDAAYIALLGMVNTKLDEFMQLTQNINWTPEETSVSGNEYMNEVRIYLDTILSTAQQILSLDALYKVGSGAFEHISISIIAAFLSDNVKRFNANAVIAINNDLKMLENFSDERFHSTGLSEIYNESFRRCLIEARQLMNLLLSSQPENFMDPVIREKNYNALDYKKVASICEKFKDSADGIFGSLSNRNVKQSSRKKSMDMLKKKLKYFN; encoded by the coding sequence ATGGATGCAAAACCTAAGAGGAGAAATATAGCTGAGAAAGGAGATACAGCAGAGGACTTGGTCCTTGCAACTTTGATTGGTAATGGGGAAGATTTGGGACCTATTGTCAGACATGCATTTGAAGCGGAAAGGCCTGGAGCACTTCTTCAACAACTCAAAAGTGTTGTCAGAAAGAAGGAATCTGAAATCGAGGAGCTTTGTAAGACCCATTATGAGGAGTTCATTCTTGCAGTTGATGAGCTTCGAGGTGTCTTAGTTGATGCTGAAGAGCTGAAAAGTGTCCTCTCAAGTGATAATTATAGGTTGCAAGAGGTTGGGACTGCTCTATTGATCCAACTTGAGGAGCTTCTAGAATCTTATTCAATTAAAAGAAATGTGACTGGAGCTATTAAAATGACAAAGACTTGTGTACGAGTGTTGGATCTTTGTATGAAGTGTAACAATTATATTACTGAAGGCCAGTTTTATCCTGCTCTGAAAACTGTTGAACTTATTGAGAAAAATTACTTGCAGAATATCCCTCTTAAGGCGCTCAAAATGGTGATAGAGAAGACAATTCCGATAATGAAGTCCCATATCGAGAAGAAAGTTACAAGTCAGTTTAATGAATGGTTAGTTCACATTAGGAGTTCTGCAAAGGATATTGGACAAACAGCAATAGGTCGCACTGCATCAGCTCGTCAAAGAGATGGGGAAATTCTGGGTCGTCAAAGGAAGGCCGAGGAACAGAATCTTTCAGGGTTTGGagattttacattttctttagAAGTTGAGGAGATTGATGAAGATTCCATTTTGAAGTTTGATCTCACACCACTTTATCGGGCATATCACATCCATACTTGCCTTGACCTCCAAGAGCAGTTCCGTGAATATTACTATAGGAATCGATTATTGCAGCTCACTTCAGATTTACAAATCTCTTCAGTACAGCCATTTGTTGAATCCTATCAAACATTTTTGGCTCAAACTGCTGGGCACTTTATTGTTGAGGATCGAGTCCTGAGGACTGCTGGTGGGCTCTTGTTGCCTGATCAGGTTGAGACCATGTGGGATACAGCTGTATCTAAGATGACATCAGTGTTGGATGAACAGTTTTCTTATATGGATTCTACAACACATCTTCTCCTAGTGAAGGATTATGTAACTCTTCTTGGTGCAACTCTTAAACGGTATGGTTACAAAGTGGGCGCTGTTCTTGAGGTGCTGGACAAGAGCTGTGACAAATACCATGAACTTCTTCTTGAAGAGTGCTGCCTGCAGATTACTAACATTCTCTCCAATGATACTTATGAGCAGATGGTAATTAAAAAGGATACTGATTATGAGAATAATGTTCTGTTGTTTCATCTCCAGACCTCAGATATAATGCCAGCTTTCCCATACATTGCACCATTCTCCTCAATGGTGCCCGATGCCTGCCGCATTGTCAGGTCATTCATTAAAGGCTCTGTTGATTATTTGTCTTATGGAATGCATACTAATTATTATGATGTCTTAAGAAAGTATTTGGACAAATTCTTGATTGATGTTTTGAATAAACTCATGCTTAATACAATTTATGGTGATGCGATTGGTCTATCTCAAGCCATGCAGATTGCAGCAAACATAGCTTTTCTTGAAAGAGCTTGTGATTTTTTTGTCCGACATGCAGCCCAACTGTGTGGGATCCCAGTTCAGTCTGTTGAAAGGCCTCAAGCTACTTTGACGGCCAAGGTAGTCTTGAAGACCTCTAGAGATGCGGCTTATATTGCTCTACTGGGTATGGTAAACACCAAGTTAGATGAGTTTATGCAACTTACTCAAAATATCAATTGGACTCCAGAGGAGACATCTGTGAGTGGGAATGAGTATATGAATGAGGTCAGAATTTACCTTGACACAATTTTGTCAACGGCACAGCAAATTTTGTCTTTGGATGCTTTGTATAAAGTTGGGAGTGGGGCATTTGAGCATATTTCCATTTCTATTATAGCAGCTTTTCTTAGTGATAATGTCAAGAGGTTTAATGCTAATGCCGTCATAGCTATCAACAATGACTTAAAGATGCTAGAGAATTTTTCTGATGAGAGGTTTCATAGCACTGGTTTGAGTGAGATATATAATGAAAGTTTCAGAAGATGTTTGATAGAAGCACGACAATTGATGAACCTTTTGTTAAGCAGTCAGCCAGAGAATTTCATGGATCCTGTGATAAGGGAGAAGAACTACAATGCTTTGGATTATAAGAAAGTGGCAAGCATCTGTGAAAAGTTCAAGGATTCTGCAGATGGGATTTTTGGAAGTCTATCAAACAGAAATGTGAAGCAAAGTTCTCGAAAGAAATCTATGGACATGCTGAAGAAAAAGTTGAAGTACTTCAACTGA